In Thermus thermamylovorans, the genomic window AAGCGGCCACCACCATGGACACGCTCCCCGAGTTGCAGTAGACCAGGATGAGCTCCTCCTTGTCCTGGGGCAGGACCTCGAGGCGCGCGGGCACCTCCGCGGCGTAAAGGTGAACGGAACCGGGAATGTAGCCCCGGCGGCGCTCCTCCTCCGTGCGCACGTCCAGGATCAGGGGCTCGAAGAGCATGAGGTCGCGGGCCTCCGTGGGGTGGACCAGGTAGCCCGCGGGGGGCACGCGCCTGAGGAACTCCCCGAAGGCCCGGACCCAGTCCCCCTCCCCCTGGGCCCGGGCGGCCAGGGGGAGGAGGGGCAGGAGGGCCAAAAGGTCGCGGCGGCGCATCCTCACCTCGTGAAGTAGGGGAGCTCCTGGAAATGGTGCCCCCTCCGGCCCGCCTCCGCCAGGATGTAGGTGGTGAGGGCGATGTAGGGCTCGGAGTAGTACTCGGGGGCGGGGATGCCGATGGAGTCGTAGCAGAAGGCGATGCGGTCCTGCATGGTGTAGAGCTTGTCCGCCTCGAAGCGGTAG contains:
- a CDS encoding rhodanese-like domain-containing protein, producing the protein MRRRDLLALLPLLPLAARAQGEGDWVRAFGEFLRRVPPAGYLVHPTEARDLMLFEPLILDVRTEEERRRGYIPGSVHLYAAEVPARLEVLPQDKEELILVYCNSGSVSMVVAAFLQALGYKNAKNIAHGFKGWLDAGLEVEEA